Within the Pseudomonadota bacterium genome, the region CTCGCGGTGTTCGAGCCCGAGCGACACGGCGAACACTGGGTGGCCGCGCGAGAAGTTCGTGGTACCGTCCAGGGGATCGACGAGCCAGGTCGTCTCGGCCGCGGCGGCACCGTGGGCGCCGCTCTCCTCCGCGCGCACGGCGAAACCGGGAAAGCGCGAGAGGAGGCGATCGACGATCAGCTCCTCCGAGCGGCGATCGTACTCGGTGACGAGGTCGACCTCGCCTTTGTGCGCGACGTCGTTCACCTTCCCGAGCCCCGCGAGGAGCAGCGCGCCCGCCTCCGCTGCGACGGCCTCCGCCACCGCGACGATCTCGTCGAGCTCGGGCGCGGCGAGCGTCACGCGAGCGCCTCCGCGATGCGCCGGTGCAGGCCGCCGAATGCGCCGTTGGACAGGAGCGCGATCACGTCGCCGGGCTCGGCCCACGAGGTGACGAGCGCGACGACCTCTTCGAGGGTCGCGGCGGCGTGGGCGTCGAGCCCGCGCGCGACGAGATCCCCCGCCAGCGCGACGACGTCGAGCCTGTCACCGGCCGGAAGATCGCGCCCGACCGGGGCGATCACGACGCGCGCCGCGAGATCGAACGCCTCGGCGTACGCCTTCTGGTGCAGGCCTCGGCACGCGGTGGCCGAGCGCGGCTCGAACGCCGCGAGCAGCCTCCCGTTCGGGTGCCGCTCGCACAGCGCGGCGAGCGTCTCCCGGACCGCGGTCGGGTGGTGGGCGAAGTCGTCGTACACGGAGATCCCGCGGGGCGAGGCCACCAGCTGCTGACGCCGCGCGATGCCGCCGAAGCCCGGGAGCGCTTCCTTGAGCTCGTCGAGGGGCACGCCGCTCGCGACGTGGGCCATGATCAGCGCGGCGAGCGTGTTGCGCGCGTTGTGCCTCCCGGCGAGCGGGGTGCGCCACAGCCCGGTCGACGCTCCGTCGATTGCGATCTCGATCTCTCCCGGACCCCGCTGCGACGCGATCCACCGCGCCCGCTCCGGGGTCGGATCGCCGGCGACCGCGTACGAGATCGGCTCGCCGTCGAAACCCCGGGCGGCGGCGCGCGCCCCGGCGTCCCCCGCGTAGATCGCGAGCGGCCCGGGCCCGACGAGGCGGACGAGCGCCGCGAACGCCGCGGCGTACGCCTCCTCGGTCGGGTAGATGTCGACGTGATCGTGCTCGACCGAAGTGATCACCGCGGCGTGCGGCGTGTACGCGAGGAACTTGGGGATCTTCTCGAAGTACGCGCTGTCGTACTCGTCGCCCTCGACCACGAAGTCGGGTCCCGCACCGAGCCTAAACCCTGCCCCGAAGTCCGCCGCGACGCCGCCTATCAGGGCCGACGGATCGCGCGACGTCGCGTGGAGCAGGTACGCGGTCAGTGAGGTCGTCGTCGTCTTGCCGTGCGTGCCGGCGATCACGAGGCAGCGCTTCCCGCGCAACAGGAGATCCTGCAGCGTCCGCGGCATGGAGGCGCACTCGAGGCCCATCTCCCGAGCCGCGGCGGCCTCCGGATGGTCCCTCTTGCACACGTTGCCGACGACGACGAGATCGGGCCGCGCGCGGAGGTTGTCGGCGCCGTACCCCTCGAACACGGGGATCCCGAGAGCGGCGAGCTCGGTGCTCATCGGCGGGTACGGGTGCGCGTCGGAGCCGGTGACCGTGTAGCCGCGCGCCTTGAGGAGGCCGGCGAGCGCGCCCATCCCCGTGCCGCAGACGCCGATGAGGTGGATGCGCTTCATGCTCCGAGTGGTAGCGCAGGCGACGGCGCCGGTCCAACATTCGGCCGACGGGCACGCGTCAATTGAAGTCGTTGCTCGAG harbors:
- a CDS encoding Mur ligase domain-containing protein; its protein translation is MKRIHLIGVCGTGMGALAGLLKARGYTVTGSDAHPYPPMSTELAALGIPVFEGYGADNLRARPDLVVVGNVCKRDHPEAAAAREMGLECASMPRTLQDLLLRGKRCLVIAGTHGKTTTTSLTAYLLHATSRDPSALIGGVAADFGAGFRLGAGPDFVVEGDEYDSAYFEKIPKFLAYTPHAAVITSVEHDHVDIYPTEEAYAAAFAALVRLVGPGPLAIYAGDAGARAAARGFDGEPISYAVAGDPTPERARWIASQRGPGEIEIAIDGASTGLWRTPLAGRHNARNTLAALIMAHVASGVPLDELKEALPGFGGIARRQQLVASPRGISVYDDFAHHPTAVRETLAALCERHPNGRLLAAFEPRSATACRGLHQKAYAEAFDLAARVVIAPVGRDLPAGDRLDVVALAGDLVARGLDAHAAATLEEVVALVTSWAEPGDVIALLSNGAFGGLHRRIAEALA